Proteins encoded together in one Desulfosporosinus meridiei DSM 13257 window:
- a CDS encoding molybdopterin-dependent oxidoreductase, translated as MANFMDKVNSLNLSRRSFIKASTAAAASLSLVGCGNTLKTAGVDQAASQEGKWITAACWHNCGSRCLNKAFVIDGVVIRQKTDDTHPDTPDFPQQRACLRGRSQRQQVFGADRLKYPMRRKNWAPGGGQKELRGKDEWVRISWKEALDSIAGEMKRIKEEHDNRAFFADGGSVSKILSLYGGYVGNWGTTSRGTWHGTNGPIGFTPSAVEGINDRLDMRNCETVIMFSMNPAWSAGGNPSYNFLQVKKAGAEFIGVDPYYNDTYALLEADWIPTRPSTDTTLLLGAAHTLIVEDNPMTNPLIDWEFLKNNTIGFDADSMPEGADPKENFKDYVLGTYDGVPKSAEWASEICGVEPDQIRYLARAMNKNKKVAIIFGWASARTQNADSLPHMVMTIGAMTGHIGKSGHMCGVSCHTGSSNGGPSLVSPGGNGLPTVKNPVTDSMNHTEMWRAILEGKYNFTGNMQWLKGEMRDIDIHMIYHDTSARLQTADGMTKGIEAHRKVDLVVSHAQFLTTNAKYSDFVLPLTTEWEKLGGFVTGNREILIMYSQITEPMYECQSDEWIAMELGKRLGVDPNKAFPIDSKQQLFNQIAGATVIAEDGVTKEPLVTITEADIAERKVKGKPQQGRISLKEFQEKGIYQVERKPGDNYGFIALKEFRDDPAANPRKTTSGKMEIYSQALADRINNMGYSKIRPIPTYTPPVEGYEATFSDWKGKVKGDYPYQVINPHYLRRSHSVFDNVQWLRETWPNPVFISEKDAKELGISDGNTVLLTSQHGKTLRTACVTERFMPGVVGLPHGSWVDMDEKTGIDTGGADNILCGPVSTGQGASGWNSCVVKMEKYSDLPLTPDVKKPQRIIF; from the coding sequence ATGGCTAATTTTATGGATAAAGTTAACAGTCTGAACCTTAGTCGAAGAAGTTTTATTAAGGCCAGCACGGCTGCAGCTGCCAGTTTATCCTTAGTGGGTTGTGGCAATACATTAAAGACAGCGGGTGTTGATCAAGCTGCAAGTCAGGAAGGCAAGTGGATAACTGCTGCTTGTTGGCATAATTGTGGCAGCAGATGCTTGAATAAAGCATTTGTGATTGATGGTGTGGTTATTCGCCAAAAAACCGATGATACCCATCCGGATACTCCGGACTTCCCGCAACAAAGGGCTTGTCTGCGCGGACGTTCTCAACGGCAGCAGGTTTTTGGTGCTGATCGACTAAAGTACCCCATGAGACGGAAAAACTGGGCTCCAGGTGGCGGTCAGAAGGAGCTGCGGGGTAAAGATGAATGGGTCAGAATTTCTTGGAAAGAAGCTTTAGATTCCATTGCGGGTGAAATGAAACGGATCAAAGAAGAACACGATAATCGGGCCTTCTTTGCCGATGGTGGCAGCGTATCAAAGATTTTAAGTTTATATGGTGGTTATGTAGGTAATTGGGGCACTACATCCCGAGGTACTTGGCACGGTACCAATGGCCCCATTGGCTTTACCCCCTCGGCAGTTGAGGGTATCAATGACCGCTTAGATATGCGCAATTGTGAAACAGTGATTATGTTCAGCATGAACCCGGCTTGGAGTGCCGGAGGGAATCCTTCCTATAATTTTCTCCAAGTGAAAAAGGCCGGTGCTGAGTTTATTGGAGTTGACCCCTATTATAATGATACCTATGCTTTATTAGAGGCGGACTGGATTCCTACTCGTCCGTCAACGGATACGACTCTGCTGTTAGGAGCCGCTCATACTTTAATTGTTGAAGACAATCCCATGACCAACCCTTTAATTGACTGGGAGTTCTTAAAAAATAATACCATCGGCTTTGATGCCGATAGTATGCCGGAAGGTGCTGATCCAAAGGAGAATTTTAAGGACTATGTCTTAGGGACCTATGACGGTGTGCCTAAAAGTGCAGAGTGGGCTTCTGAGATTTGCGGTGTAGAGCCTGATCAAATCCGTTACCTGGCTAGAGCTATGAATAAAAATAAGAAGGTTGCTATCATCTTTGGCTGGGCCTCTGCCCGAACCCAAAATGCGGATAGTCTTCCTCATATGGTGATGACTATCGGAGCGATGACTGGGCATATCGGAAAATCAGGCCATATGTGCGGAGTAAGTTGTCATACCGGCTCCAGCAATGGCGGGCCTTCCTTAGTAAGCCCTGGCGGCAATGGTTTGCCCACTGTAAAAAATCCTGTCACAGATAGTATGAATCATACGGAAATGTGGAGAGCTATTCTTGAGGGCAAATACAATTTTACGGGCAATATGCAATGGCTTAAAGGCGAAATGCGGGATATTGACATTCACATGATTTATCATGACACGAGTGCCAGGCTGCAAACCGCTGATGGCATGACGAAAGGGATCGAAGCTCATCGTAAAGTCGATTTAGTCGTTAGCCATGCCCAATTCTTGACCACTAACGCTAAGTATTCCGACTTCGTGCTTCCCTTGACCACTGAATGGGAAAAACTCGGCGGGTTCGTTACAGGCAATCGGGAAATTCTGATTATGTACTCTCAAATCACCGAGCCGATGTATGAATGTCAAAGTGATGAGTGGATAGCTATGGAATTAGGCAAACGTCTGGGAGTAGATCCTAACAAGGCATTTCCTATTGATTCTAAACAACAGCTTTTCAATCAAATCGCCGGTGCCACTGTCATTGCCGAGGATGGAGTAACCAAAGAGCCTTTGGTTACCATTACTGAAGCGGATATTGCTGAGCGCAAGGTAAAAGGAAAACCGCAACAAGGCAGAATTAGCCTGAAAGAATTTCAAGAAAAAGGGATTTATCAAGTTGAAAGAAAACCCGGCGATAACTACGGCTTTATTGCTTTAAAGGAATTCCGGGATGATCCGGCAGCTAATCCACGCAAAACCACCAGCGGCAAAATGGAGATCTATTCTCAGGCCTTGGCTGATAGAATTAACAATATGGGTTATAGCAAAATTAGACCTATTCCCACCTACACTCCGCCGGTTGAAGGATATGAGGCCACCTTTAGTGATTGGAAAGGTAAAGTGAAAGGGGATTATCCTTACCAGGTCATCAATCCCCATTATCTACGCCGTTCACATTCTGTTTTCGACAATGTTCAGTGGCTCAGAGAGACCTGGCCCAACCCCGTCTTCATTAGCGAAAAGGATGCTAAAGAATTAGGCATCAGCGATGGGAATACGGTTTTATTGACCAGTCAGCATGGCAAGACCTTGCGTACTGCTTGCGTTACTGAGCGTTTTATGCCTGGGGTCGTTGGCTTGCCTCATGGTTCATGGGTTGACATGGATGAGAAAACAGGAATTGATACTGGGGGCGCAGACAATATTCTTTGTGGTCCGGTGTCGACGGGGCAAGGTGCATCAGGCTGGAATAGCTGCGTGGTTAAAATGGAAAAATATTCAGATCTGCCATTAACTCCCGACGTTAAAAAACCACAAAGAATTATTTTCTAG
- a CDS encoding TorD/DmsD family molecular chaperone, with protein sequence MKTESRQDDIAILLANRTYLYRLLQNSFGNEPALETIRILNSDHTQTSLALLSLEDSLDLVRDFTEQLEENEDDALDEVRIEYTRLFLGPTKLPAPPWESVYVSKERLIFQESTLEVRKCYLKYNFLPAQYRFEADDHLALELDFMYNLSNLAEIAFQAEDIVKFRAILKDQKAFLTEHLLVWVPQFASDLEAARPHSFYRGIVSLLKRYLKTDIKVIDEILTSL encoded by the coding sequence ATGAAAACCGAATCTAGGCAGGATGATATTGCAATACTCTTGGCAAACAGAACCTATCTATATCGTTTATTGCAAAACTCATTTGGAAATGAACCTGCCCTAGAGACAATCCGGATTCTAAACAGCGATCATACTCAAACCTCACTAGCTTTACTGTCTTTAGAAGATAGCCTAGATCTTGTCAGAGATTTTACGGAGCAATTAGAAGAGAATGAGGACGATGCTCTGGACGAGGTTCGCATTGAATATACGCGGTTGTTTCTCGGTCCAACTAAATTGCCTGCTCCTCCTTGGGAATCTGTTTATGTAAGCAAAGAGAGGCTGATATTTCAGGAAAGCACCTTAGAAGTGCGCAAGTGTTATTTGAAATATAACTTTCTCCCTGCTCAATATCGTTTTGAGGCCGATGATCACCTGGCTTTAGAATTAGATTTCATGTATAATCTCAGCAACCTTGCTGAAATCGCCTTCCAAGCAGAAGATATTGTTAAGTTTAGAGCGATTTTAAAGGATCAAAAGGCTTTTTTGACGGAGCATTTACTTGTCTGGGTTCCTCAGTTTGCATCGGATTTGGAGGCTGCCAGGCCTCATTCCTTCTACAGAGGTATTGTCTCTCTATTAAAGAGATACCTAAAAACAGATATAAAGGTTATTGATGAAATACTGACGAGCCTTTAA
- the aroH gene encoding chorismate mutase: protein MVRGIRGATTVEHNDAAEIREATQELLQMILSENSLCTEDLVSAIFTVTSDLDADFPASSARAIGWQLVPLLCSTEIPVPGALPYCIRVLLHVNTERSQKEIRHIFLRNAVKLRKDLLEGDPEKD from the coding sequence ATGGTGCGAGGTATAAGGGGTGCGACCACGGTTGAGCACAATGATGCTGCGGAGATTCGAGAAGCAACCCAGGAATTATTGCAAATGATTCTCTCTGAGAATTCACTTTGCACCGAGGATTTGGTGAGTGCTATATTCACGGTAACCTCAGACTTAGATGCTGATTTTCCGGCATCAAGTGCCAGGGCGATTGGCTGGCAGCTGGTACCGCTTCTATGTTCCACAGAAATACCAGTTCCCGGTGCACTTCCCTATTGTATCCGCGTTCTGCTGCACGTTAATACTGAACGCAGTCAAAAGGAGATTCGCCACATTTTTTTGCGAAATGCGGTAAAATTACGTAAAGATCTTCTCGAGGGTGATCCCGAAAAAGATTAG
- a CDS encoding ATP-binding protein: MQNSKFFGGVRDNLTFRFMLATVIIIITVMGIKFSWDYSEEKKQTERELIEKAQIISEQQKALMEFVAINQNKINYDSKGNFEFKHLSCSTVAMGVGMMLASETEYRINPTNLQYRNVLNAPDEFEIEGLTRLKENPSTTEYFAIKEEKGEMVFRYMSPLSIDENCLNCHGQPQGELDISGFAKEGLAIGDFAGAVSLTMPMDIYMDNTKRSLFSNGFFSVILILVCVTGIYSLVTKMVTSSLGELEQAVAQVGAGKWDVNLTNLKAKGEIKRLTKHFQTMIEQLKDLYTNLELKVEQRTDELEKGNLLLQRHKQELEQVNLRLKESNLYKSEFLAVMSHELRTPLTSIMAFAELISVGIPPKDTKQQYYLKEVLQNSQILLRLINNILDLAKIEAGKDQLVLEVLDMTDIVASVESVIAPLAQSKELAFQVQVAPDVPLTKADPEKIRRVVENLAGNAVKFTEKGGKVGIQVQFDDLRKEIIIKVTDNGIGIREEYQAYIFEKFTQADSSSSRKYGGTGLGLALAKELVELHQGWIKVESRSGGGSTFIVGLPVWDIE; this comes from the coding sequence ATGCAAAATAGCAAATTTTTCGGGGGAGTAAGGGATAATTTAACGTTTCGTTTCATGTTGGCTACAGTTATCATAATTATTACTGTGATGGGAATTAAGTTTTCCTGGGATTATTCTGAAGAGAAAAAACAGACTGAGCGAGAGCTAATAGAAAAAGCTCAGATTATCTCTGAGCAGCAAAAAGCTTTGATGGAATTCGTAGCTATCAATCAGAATAAGATCAATTACGATTCTAAAGGCAACTTTGAGTTCAAGCATTTAAGCTGTTCCACGGTGGCTATGGGAGTAGGGATGATGCTGGCCAGCGAAACGGAATACAGGATAAACCCAACCAATCTACAATATAGGAACGTCTTAAATGCCCCAGATGAATTTGAAATTGAGGGTCTGACCAGGCTTAAGGAAAATCCCTCCACAACGGAATATTTTGCTATCAAAGAAGAGAAGGGGGAAATGGTTTTTCGCTATATGTCCCCTTTAAGTATCGACGAAAATTGCTTAAACTGTCATGGACAGCCTCAAGGAGAACTCGACATCTCCGGATTCGCCAAGGAAGGTCTGGCTATCGGGGATTTTGCCGGAGCCGTTAGTCTGACAATGCCCATGGATATCTATATGGACAATACTAAGAGAAGTTTATTTAGCAATGGCTTCTTTTCCGTCATTCTGATTTTAGTGTGTGTCACTGGTATCTATTCTTTAGTAACCAAAATGGTGACAAGCTCTCTGGGTGAATTGGAGCAGGCTGTTGCTCAAGTAGGAGCAGGCAAATGGGATGTAAATCTAACTAATCTGAAGGCTAAGGGAGAAATAAAAAGGCTGACCAAACATTTTCAGACTATGATTGAACAGCTGAAGGATTTATATACGAACCTGGAATTAAAAGTAGAACAGCGAACGGATGAATTAGAAAAAGGCAATTTGCTTTTACAAAGGCATAAACAGGAGCTTGAACAGGTAAATCTCAGATTAAAAGAAAGCAATCTTTATAAATCAGAATTTCTAGCAGTTATGAGCCACGAGTTAAGAACTCCTCTTACATCGATCATGGCCTTCGCCGAACTTATCTCTGTTGGGATTCCTCCAAAAGATACAAAACAGCAATACTATCTGAAGGAAGTACTCCAGAACAGCCAAATCCTGCTAAGGCTGATCAATAACATTCTGGATCTGGCCAAAATTGAAGCAGGGAAAGATCAGCTCGTGTTAGAAGTTCTAGATATGACCGACATAGTAGCTTCTGTGGAGAGTGTCATTGCCCCTTTAGCTCAAAGCAAAGAATTGGCATTTCAGGTTCAAGTCGCTCCCGATGTACCCTTAACTAAAGCCGATCCGGAGAAGATACGCAGAGTTGTGGAAAATCTGGCTGGAAATGCTGTCAAGTTCACGGAAAAAGGGGGCAAGGTTGGAATTCAAGTTCAATTTGATGATCTAAGAAAAGAGATCATTATTAAAGTGACCGACAATGGCATAGGAATCAGAGAAGAATATCAAGCCTATATTTTTGAAAAGTTTACCCAGGCCGATAGTTCTTCTTCGCGTAAATACGGAGGAACCGGCTTGGGTCTAGCCTTAGCCAAAGAATTAGTAGAACTCCATCAAGGCTGGATTAAGGTAGAAAGTAGATCTGGCGGAGGTAGTACTTTCATTGTCGGTCTTCCTGTCTGGGATATTGAATAA
- a CDS encoding 4Fe-4S dicluster domain-containing protein: MGRMGFYFNMTTCIGCRTCQIACKDKNDLKIGTIFRQVRNFETGVFPTPGVYHYSGTCNHCANPKCVEGCPTRAMHVDADGTVQHDKTKCIGCRYCTWACPYGVPQFIEELGKVSKCDGCKDLRDQGATPVCVEACPMRALEWGELEELKAKHGSDITNDLPILPPSSTTNPSVLIKAKAIARQKDFRKKEI, translated from the coding sequence ATGGGACGTATGGGATTCTATTTTAATATGACGACTTGTATAGGCTGCCGAACTTGTCAAATTGCTTGTAAAGATAAAAACGATCTAAAGATAGGTACTATCTTTAGACAAGTAAGAAATTTTGAAACGGGTGTTTTTCCGACTCCTGGTGTGTACCATTATTCGGGAACCTGTAATCATTGTGCTAATCCTAAATGCGTAGAAGGTTGCCCTACCCGTGCTATGCATGTTGATGCCGATGGTACGGTACAGCACGATAAAACCAAGTGTATTGGCTGTCGTTATTGCACTTGGGCTTGTCCTTACGGGGTTCCTCAATTCATTGAAGAGTTAGGCAAGGTAAGCAAATGCGATGGATGTAAGGATCTTCGGGATCAAGGAGCAACCCCTGTTTGTGTGGAGGCCTGTCCGATGCGTGCTCTGGAATGGGGAGAGCTGGAAGAATTAAAAGCCAAACATGGCAGCGACATCACCAATGATCTGCCGATTCTCCCGCCTTCCTCTACGACCAACCCATCGGTGCTTATTAAAGCAAAAGCCATAGCCAGGCAAAAAGATTTCCGAAAAAAGGAGATTTAG
- the aroF gene encoding 3-deoxy-7-phosphoheptulonate synthase, whose translation MIVVMKTGSTAEQIEEVSTRLAEEGFKIHLSQGVEKTIMGAIGDRSRLEALDLEALPFVEKVVPILAPYKLVSREFHPANSIIRIGDQEIGGNKVHVMAGPCAVESREQILETAHAVREAGATFLRGGAFKPRTSPYSFQGLEEEGLRYLAEAREKTGLLVITEVIDARDVSLVADYADVLQIGARNMQNFILLKEAAKCGKPVLLKRGPSATLEEWMMAAEYLMDGGNYQVMFCERGIRTFESYTRNTLDLSMVPALHTLSHLPVIIDPSHGTGKWHLVPPMAKAALAAGADGLIVEVHPHPEKAVSDGKQSLTPEKFKVMMDDLARLTSVLDRELGEVSKRAE comes from the coding sequence ATGATTGTAGTAATGAAAACGGGTTCAACGGCAGAACAGATTGAAGAGGTTTCTACACGATTAGCTGAGGAGGGCTTTAAGATCCATCTTTCCCAAGGGGTAGAAAAGACAATTATGGGGGCAATTGGAGACCGTAGTCGCCTTGAAGCCCTCGATTTAGAAGCATTGCCTTTTGTAGAAAAGGTTGTGCCTATTTTAGCCCCTTATAAATTGGTGAGTCGAGAATTTCATCCAGCAAACAGTATTATTCGTATTGGCGATCAAGAAATTGGCGGTAATAAGGTTCATGTCATGGCGGGGCCCTGTGCGGTTGAAAGCAGGGAACAAATTCTAGAAACAGCACATGCGGTGCGAGAAGCAGGGGCGACCTTTCTACGTGGGGGTGCCTTTAAGCCAAGAACCTCACCATATTCTTTTCAGGGACTTGAAGAGGAAGGATTGCGTTATCTAGCCGAAGCCCGGGAGAAAACCGGTCTTTTAGTAATTACTGAGGTTATTGATGCTCGAGATGTTTCTTTGGTGGCGGATTATGCAGATGTACTTCAAATTGGGGCTCGTAATATGCAGAACTTCATTCTTCTTAAAGAAGCGGCCAAGTGTGGGAAGCCGGTTCTTCTCAAAAGAGGACCGTCTGCAACCTTGGAAGAGTGGATGATGGCGGCAGAGTATCTTATGGATGGCGGGAATTACCAAGTTATGTTTTGTGAGCGTGGAATTCGAACTTTCGAAAGCTACACTCGAAATACTCTGGATTTGAGTATGGTTCCGGCCTTGCATACACTTTCCCACTTGCCGGTCATAATTGACCCTAGTCATGGAACTGGAAAGTGGCATTTAGTCCCTCCTATGGCAAAAGCCGCTCTGGCAGCAGGAGCCGATGGCTTAATTGTTGAAGTTCATCCACACCCTGAAAAAGCAGTTTCAGATGGCAAACAATCTTTAACACCTGAAAAGTTCAAAGTCATGATGGACGATTTGGCAAGACTGACTTCTGTGTTAGATCGTGAGTTAGGGGAAGTGAGTAAGCGTGCTGAGTGA
- a CDS encoding HutP family protein, translating to MTQSKKIALAALKMAMTESREEETLLKESYLKMGVKTAAVDYGGEYIASVRKIVERAIVAAKREGAIRETHGDEGAVAGATREALSQIMNKAIGLNIGGKIGIARQNDHLSVAVFFGIGLLHLDEVAVGLGHRVAPKE from the coding sequence ATGACACAAAGCAAAAAAATCGCACTTGCTGCGTTAAAAATGGCTATGACTGAAAGTCGGGAAGAAGAAACCCTTTTGAAAGAATCTTATCTCAAAATGGGGGTCAAAACAGCTGCGGTTGATTATGGTGGTGAGTATATCGCTTCTGTTCGCAAAATTGTAGAACGTGCTATAGTAGCTGCCAAACGCGAAGGGGCGATCCGTGAGACCCATGGAGATGAGGGGGCTGTTGCTGGAGCCACGCGTGAAGCCTTAAGTCAAATAATGAACAAGGCTATAGGTTTGAATATTGGCGGAAAAATTGGTATTGCACGTCAAAATGATCATTTAAGTGTGGCAGTTTTTTTTGGAATTGGACTCTTACATTTAGATGAGGTGGCTGTTGGTCTGGGACATCGAGTTGCTCCCAAGGAATAA
- a CDS encoding prephenate dehydrogenase produces MLSDESIFTKSVKELAPGWSGLRIPRACIFGLGLIGGSWAGALHNAGWDVSAIDSEKASIKEAVERGWLQDGWTSVPEFLDVDLIVLALPLQILEEGLDQLTGRIPKGAVVTDVGSLKRGICRKSGVDNQTDFPEFYFIGGHPMTGSEQSGFRVADPNLFQGYPYVLTPDKDCPPHVYQKLAATLKGFGAKVVFREPLEHDVEVAMVSHIPHLLAVALTLATQDASKEGKEPFALAGRSFRDITRIADSSPEMWKEIMVKNADAILGGLTLWEQRVRELKESLLQGDGEGIAEAFRKAHLARESLN; encoded by the coding sequence GTGCTGAGTGACGAATCTATATTTACCAAAAGTGTAAAAGAATTAGCACCGGGATGGTCAGGCCTTCGAATACCGAGGGCTTGCATTTTCGGTCTGGGTCTCATTGGAGGATCTTGGGCGGGAGCTTTGCATAATGCGGGGTGGGATGTTTCAGCAATCGATTCTGAAAAGGCCAGTATCAAGGAAGCAGTTGAGCGGGGCTGGCTGCAGGATGGTTGGACATCTGTGCCAGAGTTTTTGGATGTGGATTTGATAGTATTAGCACTTCCGTTACAGATACTGGAGGAAGGGCTTGATCAATTGACGGGAAGGATTCCTAAGGGAGCAGTTGTTACGGATGTGGGAAGCCTAAAGAGAGGTATTTGCAGGAAATCAGGAGTTGACAACCAGACGGATTTTCCTGAATTCTATTTTATTGGCGGACATCCCATGACCGGTTCCGAACAGTCGGGATTTAGAGTGGCAGATCCTAACCTTTTTCAGGGTTACCCTTACGTCCTAACACCTGACAAGGATTGTCCGCCTCATGTCTATCAAAAACTAGCCGCTACTTTAAAAGGATTTGGCGCCAAAGTAGTATTTCGGGAACCTCTTGAACATGATGTGGAAGTGGCAATGGTTAGTCATATCCCCCATTTGTTAGCCGTAGCCTTAACCTTAGCAACTCAAGATGCTTCCAAAGAAGGTAAAGAGCCTTTTGCTTTAGCCGGTCGTAGTTTTCGTGATATAACACGCATAGCAGACAGTTCTCCTGAAATGTGGAAAGAAATAATGGTTAAAAATGCTGACGCAATTTTAGGCGGACTTACTTTATGGGAACAAAGAGTCCGGGAGTTGAAGGAGTCCCTTCTGCAAGGGGATGGAGAGGGGATTGCCGAAGCCTTTCGTAAGGCTCACCTGGCGAGGGAAAGTCTTAATTAA
- a CDS encoding response regulator transcription factor, whose protein sequence is MLERLKVMLVDDDERIHTIVEHLVQKEGYDFSYAADGEKALQMFALEKPDLIILDVMLPEIDGFEVCRRIRQISNVPIILLSAKGDIVDKSVGFNMGADDYITKPFSPIELTLRIKAIFRRASLKEKSTSSSKNEDSIVIKDLEINNKSFEVQVRGEKVDFTSKEFELLWFMAEHPGQVFTREQLFDNLWGEKYLGSPGTITVFVRKIREKIELDPAHPEYLLTVWGVGYKFCD, encoded by the coding sequence ATGCTGGAGCGTTTAAAAGTAATGTTGGTGGATGACGATGAAAGAATTCATACCATAGTAGAGCATCTTGTTCAAAAAGAGGGGTATGACTTTTCTTATGCTGCCGACGGAGAAAAAGCTTTGCAAATGTTTGCCCTCGAAAAGCCAGATCTGATTATTCTTGATGTCATGCTCCCCGAAATTGATGGCTTCGAAGTTTGTCGAAGAATTCGTCAAATCAGTAATGTTCCAATCATCTTGCTTTCGGCCAAAGGGGATATTGTCGATAAGAGTGTGGGGTTCAACATGGGGGCTGATGACTATATTACTAAACCCTTTAGTCCCATAGAACTGACTTTACGCATAAAAGCTATCTTTCGCAGAGCCTCTTTAAAAGAGAAATCCACCAGCTCCTCTAAAAATGAGGATAGTATTGTGATTAAGGATTTAGAAATTAACAATAAGAGTTTTGAAGTACAAGTACGAGGGGAAAAAGTTGACTTCACCTCCAAAGAATTTGAACTCCTATGGTTTATGGCGGAACATCCCGGCCAAGTGTTTACGCGAGAGCAGCTTTTTGATAATCTGTGGGGAGAAAAATATTTGGGAAGTCCCGGAACCATTACAGTTTTTGTCAGGAAAATCCGGGAGAAAATCGAGCTTGACCCTGCCCATCCGGAGTATCTTTTGACAGTATGGGGAGTAGGCTATAAATTTTGTGATTAG
- a CDS encoding dimethyl sulfoxide reductase anchor subunit family protein, whose product MDETALLIFTLCLQAAIGSMIFITLGKQLYKDKQFKVAALISAGLSVAGVLASFVHLGQPFSALNSLSNLGSSWLSKEALLAGIFMGIAVLYAFVQYYRPESQGLNTVLRWAGCAVGLVTVFSMAKVYTMASVPAWDGMNTFVDFYTTAIALGALIFLVSGFKELNEANHRLLPFIVLVAVVIQAAVAVPYAFSLGQNGMAAQESAKALSDMGVVIALKWLLILGGAGLLLWPAIEKSGTTGSKSAAGMIYVAAAILLIGEIIGRYVFYASMITSHIGLT is encoded by the coding sequence ATGGACGAAACAGCTTTATTGATATTTACCCTTTGTCTGCAGGCTGCTATCGGCAGCATGATCTTTATTACCTTAGGGAAACAGCTTTATAAAGACAAACAGTTTAAAGTTGCCGCACTAATCTCAGCGGGCTTAAGTGTTGCAGGAGTTTTGGCTTCCTTTGTGCATTTAGGGCAACCCTTTTCGGCTTTAAATTCCCTCTCTAACTTAGGGAGTTCTTGGTTAAGCAAGGAAGCTCTGCTGGCAGGAATCTTCATGGGTATCGCTGTGCTATACGCTTTCGTCCAATACTACAGGCCGGAGAGCCAAGGTCTTAATACAGTCTTAAGATGGGCTGGATGTGCCGTCGGTCTTGTCACCGTCTTCTCCATGGCTAAAGTATATACCATGGCCAGTGTGCCGGCTTGGGATGGAATGAACACCTTTGTGGATTTTTATACAACAGCCATAGCTTTAGGTGCGCTGATCTTCTTAGTGTCCGGCTTTAAGGAGCTAAACGAAGCTAATCATAGACTTCTTCCTTTTATCGTTTTAGTTGCAGTAGTAATTCAAGCTGCTGTAGCGGTTCCCTATGCTTTTAGCTTAGGACAGAACGGGATGGCTGCTCAAGAGAGTGCTAAGGCACTTAGTGATATGGGCGTAGTCATTGCTCTGAAATGGCTGCTTATTCTAGGAGGGGCCGGACTTCTTCTGTGGCCGGCCATTGAGAAAAGCGGTACGACGGGGTCTAAATCTGCTGCAGGAATGATTTATGTGGCGGCGGCTATCTTGTTAATCGGTGAGATAATAGGCAGATATGTTTTCTATGCTTCAATGATCACCTCTCACATTGGTTTGACTTAA